The Helianthus annuus cultivar XRQ/B chromosome 16, HanXRQr2.0-SUNRISE, whole genome shotgun sequence genome includes a window with the following:
- the LOC110915338 gene encoding lipid phosphate phosphatase epsilon 2, chloroplastic gives MASLSMETNFISVVDDDHKHISHKISGVHILVNTLSKWVVALTLGGFIIFRHDALALWAATGSVSNYILSIALKRVLKQKRPVSDEGLGPGMPSSHAQTVFFTLVFVIVSVIERMGLSGATMALGILLVAIGSYFSWLRVLLGYHTSSQVFVGTIVGSNVAILWFWAWEAIVSKAYNSNPWVQILLMIGVVCYYLVFIFYILWHLIKD, from the exons ATGGCATCTCTATCAATGGAGACTAACTTCATcagtgttgttgatgatgatcacaAACATATTAGCCATAAAATTTCTGGTGTACACATTCTTGTTAATACTTTG AGTAAATGGGTGGTTGCTTTAACTCTTGGTGGATTCATAATCTTTAGGCATGATGCTCTCGCGTTGTGGGCTGCGACAGGGTCTGTTTCAAATTATATACTATCAATAGCATTGAAGCGCGTCTTGAAACAAAAGCGACCTGTTTCTGATGAGGGTTTAGGTCCCGGAATGCCATCTTCACATGCCCAAACTGTATTTTTCACTCTTGTATTCGTGATTGTTTCGG TGATCGAACGGATGGGACTGAGTGGAGCTACGATGGCTCTTGGCATCCTTCTTGTAGCCATCGGTTCATATTTT TCATGGTTACGGGTTTTACTAGGCTATCACACCTCCAGCCAAGTCTTCGTCGGCACAATTGTGGGATCAAATGTTGCGATCTTATGGTTTTGGGCATGGGAAGCAATTGTTTCTAAGGCCTATAACTCGAATCCGTGGGTTCAAATCCTTCTTATGATTGGAGTTGTGTGTTATTACTTAGTGTTTATTTTTTATATTCTTTGGCATTTGATAAAAGATTAA